Genomic segment of Patescibacteria group bacterium:
CCAAGGCGGCTGCCGACAAGACGAAGAGTGCGACAAACAGCGACCCGAGATTGCGTGTCACGCGCTCAAGGAAAGAGATAGATTTTGGAGACATTGGGAATGGGTTATTTTTTATTGAGGAAAGTTTAACGGAGAGTTCTGGAAAAAGAAAACTCAATTTTCAAAGCATCTGTGTGAGCTCAGTTTTGTGAAGGTTAGCAACTACGCGCGCGCGAATTTTTTGCTCCAGCTCAGTCGCCTGCTCCGGCAACGCAAAATTATTTTTTTCGAGTCGCTGCAAAATTTCATCCAGCACACAATAATTCGCACCCAGCTCGGATTCGTCAGTCTGACCGGGAGTGAGCTCGGCGGTCGGCGCACGGGAAATTATTTCAAGTGGAATTTCAAGCTCGTGCGCAAGCGCAAAAACCTCTGTTTTGAAGAGATTTCCGAGCACTTCAACATCCGCTGCGAAATCGCCGAATTTCGTGCCGTAGCCGAGCAAAATCTCGGAGCGATTCGAGGTGCCGAGCACGAGAGCGTTTTCAGAATTCGCGAAATTGTAAAGCGCAGTCATGCGAATGCGTGGCGCGAGATTGATTTCGGCTAAATGGTTTTGTGTCCACGGCGGCGAGAATTTTTCAATGATTGCGCCAATTTCAAATTCTAAAGTTCGGACACCGAATTGCTCCGCCAATTTTTCGGCGAGCATTTTGGATTCAGCCGAGCTCACATTTCGCCGCGGCAGAATCAAGCCGAAAACATTTTCCGCGCCGAGCGCATGCACCGCGAGCGCAAGCGTGACAGCCGAATCGACTCCGCCCGACAGCCCGACGACCGCGCGCGTAAATCCCCGAGCGGCGAAAAATTTCTGTAACTTCGAAATCAAGATTTTGGAATTCGACATTTTAATATTGAGTTTTAGACTTTAAATTTAGCCATTTTTGAAAAGGAACGAGACAAGCTTTGCGCCCAAGTTGTTTCTTGACGGGCGAATTTTTTTGGATTTTATCGGAAATGAAATCGTAAATTTCTGCATCAGCGAAACCAATCGCTGCCGCATCGCGGCGCGTCGCGCCAAAATAAATGTGTGGAATCCGCGCCCAACAAATCGCGGCGAGACACATCGGGCACGGCTCACAGCTGGAATAAATCTCGCAGTCAGAAAGGTCGAAGCGTTTTAATTCTTTCGCGGCAGCACGAATCGCCTGCATCTCAGCGTGGCAAGTCGGGTCGGAGTTTTTAATAACTTCGTTGTGCGCCCGAGCGACAATCTCGCCAGCGCGAATAATCACCGCACCAAATGGTCCGCCGTCTTTGCGGCGCAAACCTTTTTCTGCCTCGGCAACCGCGATTGACATGAAATCTTTCACGGAAAGTATTTTAGCCTGATTTGACTTTTAGATTTTTTGTTCTAAAATTAAGCACCTTTTAATCCTAAAAATATGGAAACTCCTCGGTCTTTATCACTTTCAAATCGCTTCAAAAAAATTGTCGATTCCATTCGCGACCAGCTAAGCGGCACTATCAGCTCTCAAAAATTCGAGCACAGCCAGCCAATTCCTCACGAAATTATTGTCAGAGAACGGCGGACTGGCAAGCTGGATTTGCGATTGTCTTTTAAGAATCCGAGTGGAGAAAAAATTACGGCTTTACAAGTTGCAATAGATCGAAGCACTACAGGCGATAAATTTACCGAAATTAGGTTTCCGCAACCGAGCAACACAAACCAAGTCAGATTTGCTCCTGATAAAAATTTAGGACCCATCACAGATGTCAGAATCGATAAAGTAAGTTATTTCCCTGAAAAAAATGATTTTTATGGGTTGGAAGAACAACAATCAGCGTAAAGATAGAATTTTCGAATTTTTTATCCGTCTCATTTTTAACCTATTTTTAACCCCGGAATTAATTCCGGGGTTAGGAGTGCTGGCGACAGCATCAGGTGACGACTCCCGCAAGTTCAATTAACCCACTACTTTGCACCGGCACGATTTTAGAAAATCCACTCAACGACTTAATGGCTTAAAGACTTAGCGACTTAATGACCCTCCGAACCT
This window contains:
- a CDS encoding nucleoside deaminase; this translates as MKDFMSIAVAEAEKGLRRKDGGPFGAVIIRAGEIVARAHNEVIKNSDPTCHAEMQAIRAAAKELKRFDLSDCEIYSSCEPCPMCLAAICWARIPHIYFGATRRDAAAIGFADAEIYDFISDKIQKNSPVKKQLGRKACLVPFQKWLNLKSKTQY
- the nadE gene encoding NAD(+) synthase produces the protein MSNSKILISKLQKFFAARGFTRAVVGLSGGVDSAVTLALAVHALGAENVFGLILPRRNVSSAESKMLAEKLAEQFGVRTLEFEIGAIIEKFSPPWTQNHLAEINLAPRIRMTALYNFANSENALVLGTSNRSEILLGYGTKFGDFAADVEVLGNLFKTEVFALAHELEIPLEIISRAPTAELTPGQTDESELGANYCVLDEILQRLEKNNFALPEQATELEQKIRARVVANLHKTELTQML